A stretch of DNA from Nitrospira sp. KM1:
GGGAACCCAGTCGAGCAAATTGGAGCAATTGATTGCGAGTTCTCTTTCCCGGGTACGTGCCTTAGTGTCCAGCGAACCGGATCATTAAGCCGCTGCCGGCAGTCAAACCTACCAGGCCACGAAGGTCTGAATCGCGTGCGCACATGATGCGCACTTTCCGTGGGATAGACGCCCACGAATCAGACGGAGGTGGTCGAATGTTCAGACTGCAGCTCGCAGGCAGGGGCGTGGTCATGCCGGGTGTTCTGTGGATGGCGCTGTCATCCGCAGTCGTACATGCCCATGATCCGGACGAAACGGTTCTTGAAGTCCCTGAGGTCTCGGTCATTGCCGAGCGGCCCGCTGCATCTTCCTCACAACAATTTATTCCCGACAAAGAATACCTGCTTCAACCACAAGGGCGGCCGGCGCAGGTTCTGAGACTCATTCCGGGCTTCATCGCGGTCGAACATTCCGGCGGCGCCGGTAAAGCGGATCAGTATTTTTTGCGAGGTTTCGATGCGGATCATGGCACCGACGTCGCATTTTTTTCCGACGGTATGCCGATTAACTTCCGTTCGCATGCCCATGGGCAGGGCTACGCCGATCTCAACTTCATCATTCCGGAAACGATCGAAGGGCTCGACGTCTACAAGGGCGCCTACCTGCCGGAATTCGGAGACTTCGATACCGCCGGCGCGGTGAATTTCCGAACGCGTGAAGTCGTCAAGGAGGGATTGGTGCAGGCGGCCGGCGGCCAGTTCGATACGCAACGGTACATCCTGATGTTTTCGCCTACGAAGGACAAGGTCCGCACGCTGTTCGCAGGCGAGGGGTATTACACCAATGGACCGTTTCAGAATGACAACCGGTATTTCCGAGCCAACCTGCTCGGAAAGATGACGACCAATTTTACGAGCCGCGATGAATTGAGCGTGACGGGGACGTTTCACAAGGCGCAATGGAATGCATCGGGAGAAATCCCGCTCCGCGCCGTCGATGACGGCACGCTCGACCGTTTTGGAGCCATCGATCCGTCGGAGGGCGGCAAGACGCTCCGGACGACCGGTAAATTGAACTACCACTACGATACGCCTTCGCGCGGGCAGTTCTTTGTGAATGCCTATGCGCAATACTATAAATTCGACCTGTATACGAATTTCACCTATTTCCTGAACGATCCGGTCAACGGGGACGGGATTCAGCAACACGACACCAGGGTCATGTACGGCGGCGACCTCGGCTACAAACAGCGTGGAGAGCTGCTGGGTATTCCCAGCATCGGAACGATCGGACTACAAACCAGAGTGGACAACATCCACGCTCGTTTGGGAACACAAGTCGCCAGGAATCCCCTCGGCACGACCACGGACAGCGACATTCTCGAGGCCTCCTATGCCCCCTATCTCAAAGCCGAGCTTCAACCCCTGTCATGGATGCGAGTGAACGGCG
This window harbors:
- a CDS encoding TonB-dependent receptor; amino-acid sequence: MFRLQLAGRGVVMPGVLWMALSSAVVHAHDPDETVLEVPEVSVIAERPAASSSQQFIPDKEYLLQPQGRPAQVLRLIPGFIAVEHSGGAGKADQYFLRGFDADHGTDVAFFSDGMPINFRSHAHGQGYADLNFIIPETIEGLDVYKGAYLPEFGDFDTAGAVNFRTREVVKEGLVQAAGGQFDTQRYILMFSPTKDKVRTLFAGEGYYTNGPFQNDNRYFRANLLGKMTTNFTSRDELSVTGTFHKAQWNASGEIPLRAVDDGTLDRFGAIDPSEGGKTLRTTGKLNYHYDTPSRGQFFVNAYAQYYKFDLYTNFTYFLNDPVNGDGIQQHDTRVMYGGDLGYKQRGELLGIPSIGTIGLQTRVDNIHARLGTQVARNPLGTTTDSDILEASYAPYLKAELQPLSWMRVNGGVRAEMFTFDVRNRCETCAEQPAGRTTSGLVLPKANLILGPWVRTELFANYGEGYHSNDARSAVAPGSSPLARARTYEVGLRSKPWGEEGIELIATLWAIDLKSELVFVGDEGTTESRGPTRRRGVEAAVRGQVWGPLYVNGSITWSKAEFTNGDAIPLAPELTAYGAVLLQWPEGLRSQIQATYLGVRPLVEDRSVKAPSWVDIDLSERYILPVKLPHGRLEAFLFVQNILNTKWEQATFYFESRLRNEANGVNDIHFVPGNPRFFMGGLAWYF